In a genomic window of Festucalex cinctus isolate MCC-2025b chromosome 11, RoL_Fcin_1.0, whole genome shotgun sequence:
- the LOC144030385 gene encoding immunoglobulin-like domain-containing receptor 2 isoform X3, whose translation MMEFYRLAVLTGALVCLCDCMHVKVPEKKQYVMLFQSVVLPCHYQTSSAQVPVVQWWYKSYCRDRTGDSFDMAQRLLGSHASKPADKSHLDCSDSGRTVRVVASAQGTTVTLAEHYDNRNIAIINKADLRIGQVQWGDSGVYFCKVIVSDDLVGTDEAYLELLVLGRESEPDDILPEFDVEIMPEWAFVGCVAVGGVLFLLLMGICWCQCCPHTCCCYLRCCCCPETCCCPRHLYEAGKKVTKAPPAQMQMYPYFIPGVPAVLPLAPSSRTEPKLTSLASIPSVATFPSVENNLAGASSLSEVSSLHDGGNADFRHTYHTVQMKALAPIADADDQSSALRAAPRAQARRHGREGDNHSDHELDRRSNTRSEHFLSRRGRAASLEEFARSLDSRSRRAEPLNVHDGSPPPRRRSRDEDAGWDGASPAPLRQKRRRGTWDGELACRPPAYGEYDGGFLARAMERKARGGRGGARPDEDSDTPSKGSSRGKGGNSCYSRSPSNRPEEDDPLPPYSECEAERDRRYRARESVRTEQFDASEPDSSSFSYARPQRAMTVPSQDKDRRCNLSATLSRNTLQV comes from the exons ATGATGGAATTCTATCGCTTGGCTGTTTTAACGGGAGCTTTAG TGTGCCTCTGCGATTGCATGCACGTCAAGGTGCCGGAGAAGAAGCAGTACGTCATGCTCTTCCAGTCGGTGGTCCTGCCGTGTCACTACCAGACGTCTTCCGCCCAAGTGCCAGTGGTGCAGTGGTGGTACAAGTCGTACTGCCGCGACCGGACCGGCGACTCCTTCGACATGGCTCAGCGCCTGCTGGGTTCGCACGCCTCCAAACCCGCCGACAAGTCCCACCTGGACTGCTCCGACAGCGGCCGCACAGTTCGCGTGGTGGCTTCGGCGCAAGGGACCACCGTGACGCTGGCCGAGCACTACGACAACAGGAATATCGCCATCATAAACA AAGCAGACCTGCGCATCGGCCAGGTACAGTGGGGTGACAGCGGAGTGTATTTCTGCAAAGTCATCGTTTCTGACGACCTGGTGGGGACGGACGAGGCCTACCTGGAGTTACTGGTGCTAG GCAGGGAATCTGAGCCGGATGATATCCTACCTGAGTTTGATGTGGAGATTATGCCAG AGTGGGCGTTTGTCGGCTGCGTGGCCGTGGGCGGCGTCTTGTTCCTGCTGCTGATGGGCATCTGCTGGTGCCAATGTTGCCCACACACCTGCTGCTGCTACCTGAGGTGCTGCTGCTGCCCCGAAACCTGCTGCTGCCCACGACACC TCTACGAGGCCGGGAAGAAGGTGACGAAGGCGCCGCCCGCTCAGATGCAAATGTATCCCTACTTCATTCCCGGCGTTCCCGCCGTGTTGCCTCTTGCCCCGTCATCACGCACGGAGCCAAAGCTCACCTCTCTTGCCTCCATCCCGTCCGTGGCCACTTTCCCGTCAGTGGAAAATAACCTGGCTGGAG CCAGTAGCCTGTCAGAAGTCAGCTCTCTCCATGATGGCGGAAATGCAGATTTCAGACACACCTACCACACCGTCCAGATGAAGGCGCTTGCGCCCATCGCCGACGCTGACGACCAGTCGTCAGCGCTGCGAGCGGCTCCTCGCGCGCAGGCCAGGAGACACGGGCGGGAAGGAGACAACCACTCTGACCATGAACTGGACCGAAG GTCCAACACTCGCTCGGAACACTTCCTGAGCAGGAGGGGCCGCGCCGCCTCACTGGAGGAATTTGCGCGCTCGTTGGATTCCCGCAGCCGTCGGGCCGAGCCGCTAAACGTTCACGATGGCAGCCCTCCTCCGAGACGTCGCTCTCGAGATGAAGACGCCGGCTGGGATGGCGCCAGCCCCGCGCCTTTACgccagaagaggaggaggggcaCGTGGGACGGCGAACTCGCCTGCCGACCGCCCGCTTACGGGGAATACGACGGCGGTTTCCTCGCCCGCGCGATGGAGAGAAAAGCGAGGGGGGGCCGAGGCGGCGCAAGGCCCGATGAGGACAGCGACACGCCCTCCAAAGGCAGCTCCAGAGGGAAGGGCGGCAACAGCTGCTACAGCCGCTCACCGAGCAACCGTCCGGAGGAGGACGACCCGTTGCCTCCGTATTCTGAGTGCGAGGCGGAGCGCGACCGCAGGTACCGTGCCAGAGAATCTGTCAGAACAGAGCAGTTTGACGCCTCGGAGCCTGACAGCAGCTCGTTCTCGTACGCGAGGCCCCAGCGGGCGATGACCGTCCCGTCGCAGGACAAAGACAGAAGATGCAACCTG AGCGCAACACTGAGCAGGAACACTCTGCAAGTGTGA
- the LOC144031053 gene encoding cell surface A33 antigen-like encodes MTAKKQLQWQNFLLILTVLPTCMSLQVSIPQEEYEAASGADITLTCSFTPANPDYNMLLLTWEAYPDVADEPMITVASYFLNNAVDIAPKYEGRAFMEVDVATQQSTLRLTKLTVQDSRHFQCSVKIPNDDEGTTAASTSLLVLVPPSKPLCRLQGTAEYWHNVTLTCMSQEGSPKPTYKWKSYSVENIPRHFPPKTTEKDGTLSLFNISREMSGFYICESTNRVGSESCNFTLAVMPANMNFGATAGIIGGVVAGFLILGILICFCCKKRSQKNKNAKGSPKEIEFSDAPEAGTQYRDEESVETKQSEYKDAIPQDSRKMAAAGLTPEEDHRHASDSARYVSEREQDSQRDQRRGSRDHLDRNDYRGSRDRLEEHRDSRDRLDDQRGRYCHDRLDDQRHRYGGSREGLDDRYDDRGSRDRLDDQRGRYGGSRDRHNDVYDH; translated from the exons ATGACAGCAAAGAAGCAACTTCAATGGCAGAATTTTCTTCTGATCCTAACAG TGCTTCCCACCTGCATGAGTTTGCAGGTTTCAATCCCACAGGAAGAATATGAGGCGGCAAGCGGAGCAGATATTACTCTGACATGTTCCTTTACACCGGCAAATCCTGACTACAACATGCTGCTTCTCACATGGGAAGCATATCCTGACGTGGCTGATGAGCCGATG ATAACAGTGGCCagctattttttaaacaacgcaGTCGACATTGCACCCAAATATGAAGGTCGGGCGTTCATGGAAGTAGACGTTGCCACACAGCAGAGCACACTGCGTCTAACAAAACTGACCGTACAGGACAGTCGGCACTTTCAGTGCAGCGTCAAAATACCAAATGACGATGAAGGAACTACCGCGGCCTCCACTTCTCTTCTGGTACTGG TTCCTCCATCCAAGCCTCTGTGCAGGCTGCAAGGGACAGCAGAATATTGGCACAATGTGACCCTCACCTGCATGTCTCAGGAGGGCTCCCCGAAACCGACGTATAAATGGAAGAGTTACAGTGTAGAAAACATACCCAGACACTTTCCACCCAAGACGACTGAGA AGGACGGAACGCTTTCCCTGTTTAACATTTCAAGAGAGATGTCTGGATTCTACATCTGCGAATCTACAAATCGAGTTGGCTCTGAAAGCTGCAACTTCACCTTAGCAGTGATGCCTG CCAACATGAACTTCGGAGCCACCGCGGGCATAATTGGTGGTGTTGTCGCTGGATTTCTGATTCTTGGCATTCTCATCTGTTTTTGCTGCAAGAAGAGGTCTCAAAAGAACAAGAATGCTAAAGG TTCCCCCAAAGAAATTGAATTTTCCGATGCTCCCGAAGCTGGAACTCAATATCGGGATGAAGAGTCTGTTGAAACAAAGCAGTCGGAATACAAAGACGCCATTCCTCAAGACAGTCGTAAGATGGCAGCTGCTGGACTCACACCGGAGGAGGATCATCGTCACGCTTCCGATAGCGCTAGATATGTTAGCGAGCGAGAGCAGGATAGCCAGCGAGATCAACGCCGTGGCAGCCGTGACCACCTCGATAGGAATGACTACAGAGGAAGTCGCGACAGGCTTGAAGAGCACCGTGACAGTCGCGACAGGCTGGACGATCAGCGCGGTCGCTACTGCCACGATAGGCTCGATGATCAGCGTCATCGTTACGGTGGCAGTAGAGAAGGCCTCGATGATCGGTACGACGACAGAGGAAGTCGCGACAGGCTCGACGATCAGCGCGGTCGCTATGGTGGAAGTCGTGATCGCCATAATGATGTCTATGATCACTAG
- the LOC144030385 gene encoding immunoglobulin-like domain-containing receptor 2 isoform X1, translating into MMEFYRLAVLTGALVCLCDCMHVKVPEKKQYVMLFQSVVLPCHYQTSSAQVPVVQWWYKSYCRDRTGDSFDMAQRLLGSHASKPADKSHLDCSDSGRTVRVVASAQGTTVTLAEHYDNRNIAIINKADLRIGQVQWGDSGVYFCKVIVSDDLVGTDEAYLELLVLGRESEPDDILPEFDVEIMPEWAFVGCVAVGGVLFLLLMGICWCQCCPHTCCCYLRCCCCPETCCCPRHLYEAGKKVTKAPPAQMQMYPYFIPGVPAVLPLAPSSRTEPKLTSLASIPSVATFPSVENNLAGACSAYRPKASRDRRGSVKVLYRIKKELPQVPSAKMAAPQPSSLSEVSSLHDGGNADFRHTYHTVQMKALAPIADADDQSSALRAAPRAQARRHGREGDNHSDHELDRRSNTRSEHFLSRRGRAASLEEFARSLDSRSRRAEPLNVHDGSPPPRRRSRDEDAGWDGASPAPLRQKRRRGTWDGELACRPPAYGEYDGGFLARAMERKARGGRGGARPDEDSDTPSKGSSRGKGGNSCYSRSPSNRPEEDDPLPPYSECEAERDRRYRARESVRTEQFDASEPDSSSFSYARPQRAMTVPSQDKDRRCNLSATLSRNTLQV; encoded by the exons ATGATGGAATTCTATCGCTTGGCTGTTTTAACGGGAGCTTTAG TGTGCCTCTGCGATTGCATGCACGTCAAGGTGCCGGAGAAGAAGCAGTACGTCATGCTCTTCCAGTCGGTGGTCCTGCCGTGTCACTACCAGACGTCTTCCGCCCAAGTGCCAGTGGTGCAGTGGTGGTACAAGTCGTACTGCCGCGACCGGACCGGCGACTCCTTCGACATGGCTCAGCGCCTGCTGGGTTCGCACGCCTCCAAACCCGCCGACAAGTCCCACCTGGACTGCTCCGACAGCGGCCGCACAGTTCGCGTGGTGGCTTCGGCGCAAGGGACCACCGTGACGCTGGCCGAGCACTACGACAACAGGAATATCGCCATCATAAACA AAGCAGACCTGCGCATCGGCCAGGTACAGTGGGGTGACAGCGGAGTGTATTTCTGCAAAGTCATCGTTTCTGACGACCTGGTGGGGACGGACGAGGCCTACCTGGAGTTACTGGTGCTAG GCAGGGAATCTGAGCCGGATGATATCCTACCTGAGTTTGATGTGGAGATTATGCCAG AGTGGGCGTTTGTCGGCTGCGTGGCCGTGGGCGGCGTCTTGTTCCTGCTGCTGATGGGCATCTGCTGGTGCCAATGTTGCCCACACACCTGCTGCTGCTACCTGAGGTGCTGCTGCTGCCCCGAAACCTGCTGCTGCCCACGACACC TCTACGAGGCCGGGAAGAAGGTGACGAAGGCGCCGCCCGCTCAGATGCAAATGTATCCCTACTTCATTCCCGGCGTTCCCGCCGTGTTGCCTCTTGCCCCGTCATCACGCACGGAGCCAAAGCTCACCTCTCTTGCCTCCATCCCGTCCGTGGCCACTTTCCCGTCAGTGGAAAATAACCTGGCTGGAG CGTGCAGTGCTTATCGGCCGAAAGCCAGTCGGGACCGCAGGGGCTCTGTGAAAGTTCTGTACCGCATAAAAAAAGAGCTGCCCCAGGTTCCCTCTGCCAAGATGGCTGCACCCCAAC CCAGTAGCCTGTCAGAAGTCAGCTCTCTCCATGATGGCGGAAATGCAGATTTCAGACACACCTACCACACCGTCCAGATGAAGGCGCTTGCGCCCATCGCCGACGCTGACGACCAGTCGTCAGCGCTGCGAGCGGCTCCTCGCGCGCAGGCCAGGAGACACGGGCGGGAAGGAGACAACCACTCTGACCATGAACTGGACCGAAG GTCCAACACTCGCTCGGAACACTTCCTGAGCAGGAGGGGCCGCGCCGCCTCACTGGAGGAATTTGCGCGCTCGTTGGATTCCCGCAGCCGTCGGGCCGAGCCGCTAAACGTTCACGATGGCAGCCCTCCTCCGAGACGTCGCTCTCGAGATGAAGACGCCGGCTGGGATGGCGCCAGCCCCGCGCCTTTACgccagaagaggaggaggggcaCGTGGGACGGCGAACTCGCCTGCCGACCGCCCGCTTACGGGGAATACGACGGCGGTTTCCTCGCCCGCGCGATGGAGAGAAAAGCGAGGGGGGGCCGAGGCGGCGCAAGGCCCGATGAGGACAGCGACACGCCCTCCAAAGGCAGCTCCAGAGGGAAGGGCGGCAACAGCTGCTACAGCCGCTCACCGAGCAACCGTCCGGAGGAGGACGACCCGTTGCCTCCGTATTCTGAGTGCGAGGCGGAGCGCGACCGCAGGTACCGTGCCAGAGAATCTGTCAGAACAGAGCAGTTTGACGCCTCGGAGCCTGACAGCAGCTCGTTCTCGTACGCGAGGCCCCAGCGGGCGATGACCGTCCCGTCGCAGGACAAAGACAGAAGATGCAACCTG AGCGCAACACTGAGCAGGAACACTCTGCAAGTGTGA
- the LOC144030386 gene encoding immunoglobulin-like domain-containing receptor 1 isoform X2, with the protein MGNLISVTLLLLLVYFPTEVLCIQVIVPESERSTMLFASVTLRCDFSTSANPQDVLVTWRFKSFCKDPILEYYSTGYQAALQLGQDPANDCPDRQRTVRTVVQKRGLNEPILGVEYQNRKITIQNKANLVITEVMWWDNGVYFCTIDAAGDTSGDSDREVKLIVYHWLTVLLIILGALLLIMLLCICCCQCCPQKCCCYVRCPCCPKTCCCPEKAVMQHRMLREAKRAMAPWMHGQPIYAPISSNNSMQGVPMLYSGSFSDPGKQNFAMAPMQLSPVMLPQQPAPPHHLNGSLQSNRHVLDYLENQVRGLDVPMHPVQNVPPRAVPPQPPPPVVPYTPGPPSMLSALDEMAVRGTERRVITLPPIVQRVASFSSRRGRRGGEPDRGGIRFSSQSSASSNPSGRSIQQQRRYRDHSPPTRGNLRDYSDDSDRDGRQGRGNRRTWREQSRSGSRPRTRSRDDLMEELRSRSTRREKSYSPPRRKGSWSSDEDDSGRRRAAGGKDWPEKPPSYSSVESQHGHANDRRNHIRLSQHK; encoded by the exons ATGGGAAATTTGATATCCGTgacgctgctgctgttgctggttTACTTTCCAACAG aGGTGCTGTGCATCCAGGTGATCGTTCCGGAGTCAGAACGAAGTACGATGTTGTTTGCGTCTGTGACCCTTCGCTGCGACTTCTCCACCTCTGCGAATCCTCAGGATGTGCTGGTTACCTGGAGATTCAAATCCTTCTGTAAAGACCCCATTCTGGAGTACTACTCCACAG GCTACCAGGCCGCTCTGCAGCTGGGTCAGGACCCCGCCAACGACTGTCCGGACCGCCAACGCACAGTCCGCACCGTGGTCCAAAAGAGAGGCCTCAATGAGCCCATCCTGGGCGTCGAGTACCAGAACCGCAAAATTACAATTCAAAACA AGGCCAACCTGGTCATCACTGAGGTGATGTGGTGGGATAACGGCGTGTACTTCTGCACCATCGATGCCGCCGGCGACACATCGGGTGACTCGGATCGAGAAGTGAAACTCATCGTGTATC ACTGGCTGACGGTGCTGTTAATCATCCTGGGTGCCCTGCTGCTCATCATGCTCTTGTGCATCTGCTGCTGTCAGTGCTGCCCCCAGAAGTGCTGCTGCTACGTGCGCTGCCCTTGCTGTCCCAAGACCTGCTGCTGCCCGGAAAAAG CTGTGATGCAACACAGGATGCTGCGTGAGGCCAAGAGAGCCATGGCACCTTGGATGCACGGCCAACCTATTTACGCTCCCATCAGCTCCAACAACTCCATGCAGGGCGTGCCCATGTTGTACTCGG GCTCATTCTCAGACCCTGGCAAACAGAACTTTGCCATGGCGCCCATGCAGCTGTCCCCCGTCATGCTTCCGCAGCAGCCCGCCCCCCCGCACCACCTGAACGGCAGCCTCCAAAGCAACCGACACGTGCTGGATTACCTGGAGAACCAGGTGAGGGGGCTGGATGTGCCGATGCATCCCGTTCAGAATGTGCCCCCGCGAGCGGTTCCGCCCCAGCCGCCGCCTCCCGTTGTGCCCTACACCCCCGGGCCCCCCAGCATGCTGTCGGCCCTCGATGAGATGGCCGTAAGGGGTACGGAGAGGAGGGTGATTACGCTACCGCCCATCGTCCAGCGTGTTGCCAGCTTCTCCTCACGTAGGGGGCGGCGAGGTGGAGAGCCGGACAGGGGGGGGATACGGTTCTCCAGCCAGTCCAGCGCTAGCAGCAACCCCTCTGGGAGGAGCATCCAACAACAACGCAGATACAGAGACCATTCTCCCCCAACACGGGGGAACCTGCGCGACTACAGCGACGACTCTGACCGGGATGGCAGGCAAGGAAGAGGGAACCGCCGCACCTGGAGGGAGCAGAGCAGAAGCGGCTCCAGGCCTCGGACCCGCAGCCGGGACGACCTGATGGAGGAGCTGCGGAGCAGAAGCACGCGGAGGGAGAAGAGCTACTCGCCCCCACGCCGCAAAGGCTCCTGGAGTTCGGATGAAGACGACAGCGGCAGGCGGAGGGCGGCTGGAGGGAAGGATTGGCCCGAGAAGCCCCCCAGCTACTCCTCTGTGGAGAGTCAACATGGACACGCCAACGACCGCAGGAACCACATCCGACTTTCC caACATAAATAG
- the LOC144030386 gene encoding immunoglobulin-like domain-containing receptor 1 isoform X1 has translation MGNLISVTLLLLLVYFPTEVLCIQVIVPESERSTMLFASVTLRCDFSTSANPQDVLVTWRFKSFCKDPILEYYSTGYQAALQLGQDPANDCPDRQRTVRTVVQKRGLNEPILGVEYQNRKITIQNKANLVITEVMWWDNGVYFCTIDAAGDTSGDSDREVKLIVYHWLTVLLIILGALLLIMLLCICCCQCCPQKCCCYVRCPCCPKTCCCPEKAVMQHRMLREAKRAMAPWMHGQPIYAPISSNNSMQGVPMLYSGSFSDPGKQNFAMAPMQLSPVMLPQQPAPPHHLNGSLQSNRHVLDYLENQVRGLDVPMHPVQNVPPRAVPPQPPPPVVPYTPGPPSMLSALDEMAVRGTERRVITLPPIVQRVASFSSRRGRRGGEPDRGGIRFSSQSSASSNPSGRSIQQQRRYRDHSPPTRGNLRDYSDDSDRDGRQGRGNRRTWREQSRSGSRPRTRSRDDLMEELRSRSTRREKSYSPPRRKGSWSSDEDDSGRRRAAGGKDWPEKPPSYSSVESQHGHANDRRNHIRLSDRSNRSNTSVVI, from the exons ATGGGAAATTTGATATCCGTgacgctgctgctgttgctggttTACTTTCCAACAG aGGTGCTGTGCATCCAGGTGATCGTTCCGGAGTCAGAACGAAGTACGATGTTGTTTGCGTCTGTGACCCTTCGCTGCGACTTCTCCACCTCTGCGAATCCTCAGGATGTGCTGGTTACCTGGAGATTCAAATCCTTCTGTAAAGACCCCATTCTGGAGTACTACTCCACAG GCTACCAGGCCGCTCTGCAGCTGGGTCAGGACCCCGCCAACGACTGTCCGGACCGCCAACGCACAGTCCGCACCGTGGTCCAAAAGAGAGGCCTCAATGAGCCCATCCTGGGCGTCGAGTACCAGAACCGCAAAATTACAATTCAAAACA AGGCCAACCTGGTCATCACTGAGGTGATGTGGTGGGATAACGGCGTGTACTTCTGCACCATCGATGCCGCCGGCGACACATCGGGTGACTCGGATCGAGAAGTGAAACTCATCGTGTATC ACTGGCTGACGGTGCTGTTAATCATCCTGGGTGCCCTGCTGCTCATCATGCTCTTGTGCATCTGCTGCTGTCAGTGCTGCCCCCAGAAGTGCTGCTGCTACGTGCGCTGCCCTTGCTGTCCCAAGACCTGCTGCTGCCCGGAAAAAG CTGTGATGCAACACAGGATGCTGCGTGAGGCCAAGAGAGCCATGGCACCTTGGATGCACGGCCAACCTATTTACGCTCCCATCAGCTCCAACAACTCCATGCAGGGCGTGCCCATGTTGTACTCGG GCTCATTCTCAGACCCTGGCAAACAGAACTTTGCCATGGCGCCCATGCAGCTGTCCCCCGTCATGCTTCCGCAGCAGCCCGCCCCCCCGCACCACCTGAACGGCAGCCTCCAAAGCAACCGACACGTGCTGGATTACCTGGAGAACCAGGTGAGGGGGCTGGATGTGCCGATGCATCCCGTTCAGAATGTGCCCCCGCGAGCGGTTCCGCCCCAGCCGCCGCCTCCCGTTGTGCCCTACACCCCCGGGCCCCCCAGCATGCTGTCGGCCCTCGATGAGATGGCCGTAAGGGGTACGGAGAGGAGGGTGATTACGCTACCGCCCATCGTCCAGCGTGTTGCCAGCTTCTCCTCACGTAGGGGGCGGCGAGGTGGAGAGCCGGACAGGGGGGGGATACGGTTCTCCAGCCAGTCCAGCGCTAGCAGCAACCCCTCTGGGAGGAGCATCCAACAACAACGCAGATACAGAGACCATTCTCCCCCAACACGGGGGAACCTGCGCGACTACAGCGACGACTCTGACCGGGATGGCAGGCAAGGAAGAGGGAACCGCCGCACCTGGAGGGAGCAGAGCAGAAGCGGCTCCAGGCCTCGGACCCGCAGCCGGGACGACCTGATGGAGGAGCTGCGGAGCAGAAGCACGCGGAGGGAGAAGAGCTACTCGCCCCCACGCCGCAAAGGCTCCTGGAGTTCGGATGAAGACGACAGCGGCAGGCGGAGGGCGGCTGGAGGGAAGGATTGGCCCGAGAAGCCCCCCAGCTACTCCTCTGTGGAGAGTCAACATGGACACGCCAACGACCGCAGGAACCACATCCGACTTTCC GATAGGAGCAACCGTAGCAACACCAGCGTAGTCATCTGA
- the LOC144030385 gene encoding immunoglobulin-like domain-containing receptor 2 isoform X2 → MMEFYRLAVLTGALVCLCDCMHVKVPEKKQYVMLFQSVVLPCHYQTSSAQVPVVQWWYKSYCRDRTGDSFDMAQRLLGSHASKPADKSHLDCSDSGRTVRVVASAQGTTVTLAEHYDNRNIAIINKADLRIGQVQWGDSGVYFCKVIVSDDLVGTDEAYLELLVLEWAFVGCVAVGGVLFLLLMGICWCQCCPHTCCCYLRCCCCPETCCCPRHLYEAGKKVTKAPPAQMQMYPYFIPGVPAVLPLAPSSRTEPKLTSLASIPSVATFPSVENNLAGACSAYRPKASRDRRGSVKVLYRIKKELPQVPSAKMAAPQPSSLSEVSSLHDGGNADFRHTYHTVQMKALAPIADADDQSSALRAAPRAQARRHGREGDNHSDHELDRRSNTRSEHFLSRRGRAASLEEFARSLDSRSRRAEPLNVHDGSPPPRRRSRDEDAGWDGASPAPLRQKRRRGTWDGELACRPPAYGEYDGGFLARAMERKARGGRGGARPDEDSDTPSKGSSRGKGGNSCYSRSPSNRPEEDDPLPPYSECEAERDRRYRARESVRTEQFDASEPDSSSFSYARPQRAMTVPSQDKDRRCNLSATLSRNTLQV, encoded by the exons ATGATGGAATTCTATCGCTTGGCTGTTTTAACGGGAGCTTTAG TGTGCCTCTGCGATTGCATGCACGTCAAGGTGCCGGAGAAGAAGCAGTACGTCATGCTCTTCCAGTCGGTGGTCCTGCCGTGTCACTACCAGACGTCTTCCGCCCAAGTGCCAGTGGTGCAGTGGTGGTACAAGTCGTACTGCCGCGACCGGACCGGCGACTCCTTCGACATGGCTCAGCGCCTGCTGGGTTCGCACGCCTCCAAACCCGCCGACAAGTCCCACCTGGACTGCTCCGACAGCGGCCGCACAGTTCGCGTGGTGGCTTCGGCGCAAGGGACCACCGTGACGCTGGCCGAGCACTACGACAACAGGAATATCGCCATCATAAACA AAGCAGACCTGCGCATCGGCCAGGTACAGTGGGGTGACAGCGGAGTGTATTTCTGCAAAGTCATCGTTTCTGACGACCTGGTGGGGACGGACGAGGCCTACCTGGAGTTACTGGTGCTAG AGTGGGCGTTTGTCGGCTGCGTGGCCGTGGGCGGCGTCTTGTTCCTGCTGCTGATGGGCATCTGCTGGTGCCAATGTTGCCCACACACCTGCTGCTGCTACCTGAGGTGCTGCTGCTGCCCCGAAACCTGCTGCTGCCCACGACACC TCTACGAGGCCGGGAAGAAGGTGACGAAGGCGCCGCCCGCTCAGATGCAAATGTATCCCTACTTCATTCCCGGCGTTCCCGCCGTGTTGCCTCTTGCCCCGTCATCACGCACGGAGCCAAAGCTCACCTCTCTTGCCTCCATCCCGTCCGTGGCCACTTTCCCGTCAGTGGAAAATAACCTGGCTGGAG CGTGCAGTGCTTATCGGCCGAAAGCCAGTCGGGACCGCAGGGGCTCTGTGAAAGTTCTGTACCGCATAAAAAAAGAGCTGCCCCAGGTTCCCTCTGCCAAGATGGCTGCACCCCAAC CCAGTAGCCTGTCAGAAGTCAGCTCTCTCCATGATGGCGGAAATGCAGATTTCAGACACACCTACCACACCGTCCAGATGAAGGCGCTTGCGCCCATCGCCGACGCTGACGACCAGTCGTCAGCGCTGCGAGCGGCTCCTCGCGCGCAGGCCAGGAGACACGGGCGGGAAGGAGACAACCACTCTGACCATGAACTGGACCGAAG GTCCAACACTCGCTCGGAACACTTCCTGAGCAGGAGGGGCCGCGCCGCCTCACTGGAGGAATTTGCGCGCTCGTTGGATTCCCGCAGCCGTCGGGCCGAGCCGCTAAACGTTCACGATGGCAGCCCTCCTCCGAGACGTCGCTCTCGAGATGAAGACGCCGGCTGGGATGGCGCCAGCCCCGCGCCTTTACgccagaagaggaggaggggcaCGTGGGACGGCGAACTCGCCTGCCGACCGCCCGCTTACGGGGAATACGACGGCGGTTTCCTCGCCCGCGCGATGGAGAGAAAAGCGAGGGGGGGCCGAGGCGGCGCAAGGCCCGATGAGGACAGCGACACGCCCTCCAAAGGCAGCTCCAGAGGGAAGGGCGGCAACAGCTGCTACAGCCGCTCACCGAGCAACCGTCCGGAGGAGGACGACCCGTTGCCTCCGTATTCTGAGTGCGAGGCGGAGCGCGACCGCAGGTACCGTGCCAGAGAATCTGTCAGAACAGAGCAGTTTGACGCCTCGGAGCCTGACAGCAGCTCGTTCTCGTACGCGAGGCCCCAGCGGGCGATGACCGTCCCGTCGCAGGACAAAGACAGAAGATGCAACCTG AGCGCAACACTGAGCAGGAACACTCTGCAAGTGTGA